Proteins from one Clostridium cellulovorans 743B genomic window:
- a CDS encoding S41 family peptidase, whose protein sequence is MKNRKIKSLVIASLIITNMCTFLIAIYIPIKLPNGTVTLNGKDYKNYIDFQQLIKIKNIIDTRYAGDMDEEKMVEASIKAMTSALKDPYTTYMNKEEYKKFKEQTEGVYTGIGVTIAANEKDEIKILSVMEDSPAEKAGIKSEDILKEVNGITVTYTEKSQAIEILQKQNEDISVKIIRNGNEELNLTLRASRLERTVVTKEMLEDDIGYITLKEFDTNCSQTFKTYIKELSDQGMRGLIIDLRDNPGGLLSEVLKISDNFVEKGDIITYTVDKYDDKKEYKAEDSDVFNMPLVLLVNGGSASASEVFTGVIKDYGKGIIVGTTTFGKGIVQSIYETEGDTAIKITTSKYYTPNGINIHKIGIKPDVEVEYPKELMAKEYNRNEDPQFIKGLEILKTKIK, encoded by the coding sequence ATGAAGAATAGAAAAATTAAATCTTTAGTAATTGCAAGTTTAATAATCACCAATATGTGTACATTTCTAATTGCTATTTATATACCAATAAAGCTGCCTAATGGAACAGTAACTCTTAACGGGAAAGATTATAAGAATTACATAGATTTTCAGCAATTGATTAAAATAAAGAATATAATAGACACTAGATATGCTGGTGATATGGATGAAGAAAAGATGGTTGAAGCATCAATTAAAGCTATGACGTCTGCTCTTAAGGATCCTTATACTACATATATGAACAAAGAAGAATATAAAAAATTTAAAGAACAAACTGAAGGGGTATATACAGGAATTGGTGTAACAATAGCAGCTAATGAAAAGGATGAAATAAAGATTCTTTCTGTTATGGAGGATTCTCCTGCTGAGAAAGCAGGTATTAAAAGCGAAGACATACTTAAAGAAGTTAACGGAATTACAGTTACATATACAGAAAAAAGCCAAGCGATTGAGATTCTGCAGAAGCAAAATGAGGATATCTCAGTTAAGATTATAAGAAATGGTAATGAAGAGCTAAATCTTACTCTTAGAGCATCAAGATTAGAAAGAACTGTTGTAACGAAAGAGATGTTAGAGGATGATATAGGGTACATAACATTAAAAGAATTTGATACAAATTGCTCACAAACCTTTAAAACATATATTAAAGAGCTTTCAGATCAAGGAATGAGAGGACTTATCATTGATTTAAGAGATAATCCAGGAGGACTTCTATCAGAGGTATTAAAAATATCTGATAATTTTGTGGAAAAAGGCGATATTATAACTTATACTGTTGATAAATATGATGACAAGAAAGAATATAAGGCAGAAGATAGTGACGTTTTCAATATGCCGCTGGTATTGCTTGTAAATGGGGGTAGTGCGTCTGCTTCTGAGGTGTTTACAGGAGTAATAAAGGATTATGGAAAAGGAATCATAGTTGGAACAACGACTTTTGGTAAAGGTATTGTACAATCAATATATGAAACTGAGGGAGATACTGCTATTAAGATTACCACTTCAAAATATTATACGCCAAATGGAATAAACATACACAAGATAGGTATAAAACCAGACGTGGAAGTGGAATATCCAAAGGAGCTTATGGCAAAAGAGTATAATAGAAATGAAGATCCTCAGTTCATTAAAGGATTAGAGATTTTGAAAACAAAGATTAAGTGA
- a CDS encoding PDZ domain-containing protein yields MNVFFETLTAVSGAIVKYPYALVLIVISLVFFKRNLNIVATQKVIIGNANKGAIELTASQMVYGIFGGLLVSLILAALGITFSVDSYIELILLISLLLMLIKPRFICFSYSGAVLGIISLIAKVLGFDIFNLNIVSLVSLVAILHIVEGILITIDGSSGAIPVFTHKDNNIIGGFALKRYWAMPIALIFFQSNGAFVFTHKINAIPQWWSTVASEPISLLSLAVLGFSIFYGAIGYNAITFTKGKKAKAVSSGAYVIGYGTVMLILAQISKNNFFLQGALLIIMPVLHEGMLLYQSLKEINGKPKFVSNNEGIVVLDVAEGSPAKKMGIKSGDVILEINNRIIETEKDIFEAIAEVKENILIKVKGVEGILREATYRNYIDKKGVGVVIVPKSVGEENMMAFNKNTFKDTLDKMMKK; encoded by the coding sequence ATGAACGTTTTTTTTGAAACATTAACGGCCGTTTCTGGAGCAATAGTTAAGTATCCCTATGCATTAGTGTTAATAGTGATTTCTTTAGTTTTTTTCAAAAGGAATCTTAATATTGTAGCAACCCAGAAGGTTATTATTGGGAATGCTAATAAAGGAGCTATAGAACTTACTGCATCTCAAATGGTCTATGGAATATTTGGCGGTTTATTGGTCAGTCTTATTTTGGCTGCTCTTGGTATAACTTTTTCGGTAGATAGTTATATAGAGCTGATTTTACTTATATCCCTATTATTAATGCTTATAAAACCAAGATTTATATGTTTTTCTTATTCTGGTGCTGTTTTAGGGATAATATCATTAATCGCTAAGGTTTTAGGCTTTGATATTTTTAATTTAAATATAGTGTCATTAGTATCATTAGTTGCAATTCTTCATATTGTAGAGGGAATACTTATAACAATTGATGGTAGTTCAGGAGCGATACCTGTATTCACACATAAGGATAATAATATAATAGGTGGCTTTGCTCTTAAAAGATATTGGGCTATGCCTATAGCATTGATTTTCTTTCAGTCTAATGGAGCTTTTGTTTTTACTCATAAGATAAATGCAATTCCTCAGTGGTGGAGTACTGTAGCTTCAGAACCAATTTCGTTGCTTTCTTTAGCAGTTCTAGGTTTTAGCATATTTTATGGTGCCATAGGATATAATGCAATTACTTTTACCAAAGGTAAAAAAGCTAAAGCTGTTAGTTCCGGAGCATATGTAATTGGATATGGAACAGTGATGCTTATATTAGCTCAAATAAGCAAAAATAATTTCTTTCTTCAAGGGGCACTTCTTATAATAATGCCAGTACTACATGAAGGTATGTTGTTGTATCAATCATTAAAAGAGATAAATGGTAAGCCTAAGTTTGTATCCAATAATGAGGGGATTGTTGTGCTAGATGTAGCAGAAGGTTCACCAGCAAAAAAAATGGGTATTAAAAGTGGAGATGTAATATTAGAGATAAATAATAGAATTATAGAAACAGAAAAGGATATTTTTGAAGCTATTGCAGAAGTAAAAGAAAATATTCTTATAAAGGTAAAAGGTGTCGAAGGTATATTGAGGGAAGCTACCTACAGAAATTATATCGATAAAAAAGGTGTCGGAGTAGTTATAGTTCCTAAAAGTGTTGGCGAAGAAAATATGATGGCATTTAATAAGAATACTTTTAAAGATACATTAGATAAAATGATGAAGAAATAG
- the grpE gene encoding nucleotide exchange factor GrpE: protein MEENRDLPIQERENDPLFINEEEEEELYSSISLLDVINDGFESVDKQLKLLMREFNSKLKYDVKKDEQIDKLYKELRGYRENLLIKSITPMIEDMIFEIEANKKRVQQLKRKEISELSPEKLLKTIEDYSEEISNILYRQGIESYESLGKIFDGNIHTINKLVEINDKLMHNTIAKSIRQGYRWENKILKKELVDIYKYNSSVEENGVETN from the coding sequence ATGGAAGAAAATAGAGATTTACCAATACAAGAAAGAGAAAATGACCCTTTGTTTATTAATGAAGAGGAGGAAGAAGAGCTTTATTCGTCTATTTCATTACTTGATGTAATTAATGATGGATTTGAAAGCGTTGATAAACAGTTAAAGCTACTGATGAGAGAATTTAATAGCAAGCTTAAATATGATGTAAAGAAAGATGAACAAATAGACAAATTATATAAGGAACTGAGAGGGTATAGGGAGAATCTCTTGATAAAATCCATAACCCCGATGATAGAGGATATGATTTTTGAAATTGAAGCTAATAAAAAAAGAGTACAGCAACTAAAGCGTAAGGAAATATCTGAACTTAGTCCAGAAAAGCTTTTAAAGACCATTGAGGACTATTCAGAGGAAATTAGTAATATTTTATATAGACAAGGTATAGAAAGCTATGAAAGCCTAGGAAAAATTTTTGATGGTAATATTCATACTATCAATAAGCTAGTGGAAATTAATGATAAGTTAATGCACAATACCATTGCAAAATCCATAAGGCAAGGATATCGATGGGAAAATAAAATACTAAAAAAAGAACTGGTAGATATTTACAAGTATAACAGTTCTGTTGAAGAGAATGGCGTAGAGACAAATTAA